A single window of Nicotiana sylvestris chromosome 3, ASM39365v2, whole genome shotgun sequence DNA harbors:
- the LOC104248522 gene encoding non-structural maintenance of chromosomes element 4 homolog A-like produces MVRIVKREPVNTRSSGGVSASTSNGHNDGSVEVEASGRRRLVLPEETTILKREKVSTRIRQNRGAQSNGGVSTEEDTVGLRRVLRSHYLSVKSRISDERDDISKVDSDKFKSIIEEVERLHQRVQKPREQVADAEALLDITNTLVTSVKAHGNEGVTPSDFVSCLLRDFDQEGGSSSITGEDRDSIRWKYIGCVVSHVFRSAPGCCTMIGPMNTEVKQRMPVVHRKRVRPTESEHPEELEDTVDEEKTDTDKNMATMFQILRKHKNVRLENLILNRKSFAQTVENLFALSFLIKDGRADITVDEKGCHLVSPRNGPAANAVLSGEVSYSHFVFRFDFQDWKLMLGTVNAGEELMPHRTEAEIPTNFQPASTSEATERPVQTTPIRKLTRNRGLVFQEQSVVEESPESDNCQGAAADRKGKRKLI; encoded by the exons ATGGTTCGAATTGTGAAACGTGAACCTGTGAATACTCGAAGTAGCGGCGGAGTATCGGCGAGCACTAGCAATGGCCATAACGACGGTTCTGTAGAGGTAGAAGCTTCTGGACGACGTCGTTTAGTTCTTCCCGAAGAAACTACGATCTTAAAACGCGAAAAAGTTAGCACTCGTATTCGTCAAAATAGAGGAGCACAGAGTAATGGAGGAGTATCAACAGAAGAAGACACTGTTGGACTACGCAGAGTTCTTCGATCTCATTATCTCTCCGTTAAGTCTCGTATTTCTG ATGAGAGAGATGATATATCAAAAGTTGATTCAGATAAATTCAAGTCAATAATTGAGGAAGTCGAAAGACTACATCAACGTG TACAAAAACCTAGGGAACAGGTTGCGGATGCAGAAGCCCTGTTGGACATCACAAACACACTGGTGACTTCGGTGAAGGCCCATGGTAATGAAGGAGTGACCCCTTCAGATTTTGTTAGTTGCCTACTAAGGGACTTTGATCAAGAAGGTGGATCTAGCAGTATAACAGGAGAGGATAGGGACTCTATCCGCTGGAAGTACATTGGCTGTGTAGTCTCTCATGTTTTCAGGAGTGCTCCTGGTTGCTGTACAAT GATAGGGCCTATGAATACTGAAGTGAAGCAACGCATGCCTGTCGTTCACAGAAAGCGTGTGAGGCCAACAGAAAGTGAACACCCTGAGGAG CTTGAAGATACTGTTGATGAGGAGAAGACAGACACTGACAAGAATATGGCTACAATGTTTCAAATTCTAAGGAAGCACAAGAATGTCAGGCTTGAAAACTTAATACTGAACAGAAAGAGCTTTGCACAGACAGTTGAAAATTTATTTGCCCTATCGTTTCTAATTAAAGATGGACGAGCTGATATTACCGTTGATGAAAAAGGCTGTCATCTAGTTT CACCAAGGAATGGTCCTGCTGCTAATGCAGTCCTTTCTGGGGAGGTTTCTTACAGCCACTTCGTCTTTAGATTTGACTTCCAGGATTGGAAG CTTATGTTGGGGACAGTTAATGCTGGAGAAGAATTAATGCCACACAGAACTGAAGCTGAGATACCAACCAATTTTCAACCAGCATCAACCTCTGAAGCAACTGAACGACCTGTGCAAACTACACCAATAAGGAAATTGACTAGGAATCGGGGTCTGGTTTTTCAAGAGCAGAGTGTTGTTGAAGAATCCCCAGAAAGTGACAATTGCCAAGGAGCTGCTGCTGACCGGAAAGGAAAGCGAAAACTGATATAA